In one Zalophus californianus isolate mZalCal1 chromosome 10, mZalCal1.pri.v2, whole genome shotgun sequence genomic region, the following are encoded:
- the C10H16orf72 gene encoding UPF0472 protein C16orf72 homolog translates to MEERKEEGEAEIQEHGPEHWFSKWERQCLAEAEQDEQLSPELQEEAAAAAQPEHKQQKLWHLFQNSATAVAQLYKDRVCQQPGLSLWVPFQNAATAVTNLYKESVDTHQRSFDIGIQIGYQRRNKDVLAWVKKRRRTIRREDLISFLCGKVPPPRNSRAPPRLTVVSPNRATSTETSSSVETDLQPFREAIALHGLSGAMASISVRSSTPGSPTHVSSGSNASRRRNGLHDVDLNTFISEEMALHLDNGGTRKRTSAQCGDVITDSPTHKRNRMI, encoded by the exons ATGGAGGAGCGGAAGGAGGAGGGCGAGGCCGAGATCCAGGAGCACGGGCCGGAACACTGGTTCTCCAAGTGGGAGCGGCAGTGCCTGGCTGAGGCCGAGCAGGACGAGCAGCTGTCCCCCGAGCTGCAGGAGGAAGCGGCGGCCGCCGCGCAGCCTGAGCACAAGCAGCAGAAGCTGTGGCACCTCTTCCAGAACTCGGCCACCGCCGTGGCTCAGCTCTACAAAG ACCGAGTGTGTCAGCAACCAGGACTTTCTCTCTGGGTCCCCTTCCAAAACGCAGCCACCGCCGTCACCAATCTCTACAAAG aaAGCGTGGATACTCATCAACGAAGTTTTGATATTGGAATTCAGATTGGCTATCAGCGACGCAATAAGGATGTGTTGGCTTGGGTTAAAAAACGCAGAAGAACTATTCGTAGAGAAGATTTGATCAGCTTCCTGTGTGGGAAAGTTCCTCCACCACGAAACTCTAGAGCTCCCCCAAGACTGACTGTAGTGTCCCCTAACCGAGCTACTTCAACGGAAACTAGCTCATCTGTAGAGACTGATTTGCAACCCTTCCGGGAAGCCATAGCTCTGCATG gtCTTAGTGGTGCAATGGCTAGTATAAGCGTGCGTTCGAGTACCCCAGGCTCTCCTACACATGTAAGCAGTGGATCGAATGCTAGTCGAAGGAGAAATGGACTCCATGATGTCGATTTGAACACTTTCATATCAGAAGAAATGGCACTCCACTTGGACAATGGTGGAACTAGAAAGCGTACCTCAGCCCAGTGTGGCGATGTCATTACAGACTCACCAACCCATAAACGCAACAGAATGATCTAA